The DNA segment CCCCATGTACAACATTCACCTAAACCACTATGCTGCAGGCCCCATGTTTCACATTCACCTAAACCACTATGCTGTAGGCCCCATGTAAGACATTCACCTAAACCACTATGCTGTAGGCCCCATGTATGACATTCACCTAAACCACTCTGCTATAGGCCCCATGTAAGACATTCACCTAAACCACTATGCTGTAGGCCCCATGTATGACATTCACCTAAACCACTCTGCTATAGGCCCCATGTATGACATTCACCCATACCATTATGCTGTAGGCCCCATTCACCTATACTACTATGCTATAGGCCACATGTATGACATTCACCTAAACCACTAGGCTGTAGGCCCCATGTATGACATTCACCTAAACCACTATGCTATAGGCCCCATTTATAACATTCACCAAACCCAATATGCTGTAGGCCCCATGTTTCACATTCACCTAAACCACTATGATGTAGGCCCCATGTTTGACATTCGCCTAAACCATTATGCTGTAGGCCCCATGTTTCACATTCACCTAAACCACTAAGCTGTAGGCCCCATGTTTCACATTCACCTAAACCACTATGCTGCAGGCCCCATGTTTCACATTCACCTAAGCCACTATGCTGTAGGCCCCATGTTTCACATTCACCTAAAACACTAAGCTGTAGGCCCCATGTTTCACATTCACCTAAACCACTATGCTGCAGGCCCCATGTATGACATTCACCTAAGCCACTATGCTGTAGGCCCCATGTTTCACATTTACCTAAACCACTAATCTGTACGCCCCATGTATGACATTCACCTAAACCACTAAGCTGTAGGCCCCATGTTTCACATTCACCTAAGCCACTATGCTGTAGGCCCCATGTATGGCCTGTTTTGTGAAGCCTCTACATCGTCTGACTTTGACCAAACATTTCAGTGGTCCAAAGGACTAACAAgtgcaaaaatatatttatcctTTTGGAACAATACCTTATTCGAAAATAACACAAGACCACTGGAGAGCCACATATTTAATTCCCCTTGTCCTTCAGAAAATATACGAACTCAGGTCAGCCAACAAGTGTAAGCATCTGACCCTCTGGATTATGCATCACTGATCTGAAATCCGTAGGATTACCACAGGCATTTATATACTTTAGTCATGTTTTGTATTTACTGAAGCAGCAGATGACAAAAATGTTTAATTATCCCACTTATATTTCATTCAGAACATATAAATATCCAGGAAATTATATCCTTGTCAGTAAATGCGATatgcatgcacatgtacataactCTATTTGGTAAGCTACAAACATAATGCCAGTAGTTTGGCAGGTCAAGCATGAATACAGGAACATTACATGTTTgcagggtacactgaaaatagtaGAACTGATCTCAGCCAATCAAATACTGACACTCGCATTAGGTGAGATTAAAAATGGTTCCCATCagtttcaatttcaaattattatCATCAACATGTTGAAACTTGTGGAGGTCTTGCCCACTGATCCCTCAAACATTCCAGCTTAATAGCACTGTCAGTGCCACCTGGTCCCCAAACAACACGAATAGTGCAAGTCTGTTTCACAACAGTAAAGGATAAAGGTGAAAGGATTCTGACCAAACAACTGCTCTAAATttagcaaatatttcattcaacaAATGTTATCTTTTCATCTTAATGGCATTTCACTTAGAaatactgaaataaacataaGACAGCTGATACTTGAAAGGTAATTTGGCAAGTTGTGTAGTCGGAGTCACATGCACACAAAAATAATCACTGACCTGCCAAGAGCTTGGGGTAAACTTGAAATGATGGGACCATAGCCTGCGGCGTTGTCATACAACTCAAACAATGGTGCTGCAACCAACTTGTAATTCCTAGGTACTGCGAATAAAGCTgacaacaaaacaagacattgGATGCAGAAAACGCACTCAGAAGTCAATAGCTAAGTGTCTGTCATGGGTTGAACAAAaagatttgttgtttgtttgaaatttgACCTTGCCATCAGCATTAGTTCAGCTATATCACAGTTTCTCAAATAGTTGGTTGATAGCAAGAGAAACTATCTACACCGTCTGTAGCTTCAAGCAGAACAAAGtacagacaaaaatatttcatcattaagAATTAACAAGGGACCTGACATTTCACAATAGTCAACAATCTGTCAGGAAAGTGTAATATGCTGTAGATACCAATGGATCACTACCTAACATGCATATCAACAAGAGAACAGCTACTTCATGAgtggagtgagtgtgtgagtgagcacAGTTAAACACTGCTCACAGCAAAAttacagcagtattacagcagcCGAAATAGTCACACAAATCAGTGTTAGATTGCATTAGTGTGTGTGTAGCTTCCTGCTATGGTTACACCCTGTAGGAGGCAGAAACACTAGAGCTTCCTGTTGTGGTTAAACCCTGTAGGCAGCCATACAACACAAGCGATTCTTGCTGTGGTTAAACCCTGTAGGCAGCCATACAACACAAGAGCTTCCTGCTGTGGTTAAACCCTGTAGGCAGCCATACAACACAAGAGCTTCCTGTTGTGGTTAAACCCTGTAGGCAGCCATACAACACAAGAGCTTCCTGCTGTGGTTAAACCCTGTAGGCAGCTATACAACACAAGAGTTTCCTGCTGTGGTTAAACCCTGTAGGCAGCCATACAACACAAGAGCTTCCTGCTGTGCAGACAAGATCTCTCTGCTGTGTACAAATCCTACAGACGCCCATGCTAACATGCAAACTTACATTAATGcagaaaatcaaaataaaaaaaaatagcaaaatgaaagaaaacatcACATTCAAGAACACTAAATGAAAACAGAACTGAAACTAATGAGAGGCCAGAAATGCGAAATGTGAAAATCTCTCTTTCATGCTATTCCTATTTGGGGAAAGTTGTATGTCttgcacaggaaaacaattCTTTTTTATTACGTAACTTCATGATAAGCTCAAAATTATATCACACATTCCTGTATACTGTTCGGCATAGTAACTCGCTCATTCAACATCCCTTTTTCCTTCTGTTTCCATGCTAACAGGCCAAGAATTTTAAAAATCTGATGTAAATCCACAATGGTGTGTTACCATGTATTGCGGTCATGGTAATACATCCAACAAGTTCCTTTTTTTCACCTTTTTTGAAGTACCCATGTTAATGTATCAGAGTAATTATCCCCAATCTGCATGTagccatgataactatcaaACAAAACATGCGGCACTCTTAGTCTTCGCAACATAATAAAAAGTTGTAATGTTTGTCTTCTGTCCTTTCAGTTTCCAATTTTAATTGACCTAACAAAATAGGGGTCTGTCAATAATACATTTTAAGGGGTTTTACCAGGGCCTGTAGTGCAGAACATTTGGTTCTTTTTTCAATTACAGGATGTTCAATTTCTCATTAAAAATGGATACTATTATTATTTACCCCATGAGTATGTTACAAATATTTATTCTGCATCCAGTCTATATAGATACAAAAGCGTATCCCCATGCCACATAAAACTCTATCACATGCTATGTTTTAAAGCATCTCGCCTACAAAGGAAAGGGTGCTTCAGCTGTGTATCTATCATCTGGTATATATCCCTCATAAACTGATAAGAACCACATGCTAAGTTTCAAGTACCTCACCAACAGAAGAAGAGGCTGCTGCATCTCACCATGGTGAGGTCACTGTCACTTAACCTGTGTAAGAACTATGTGAAACCTATGTACATACCTTGGGCCGGCAGTTGCACCAAGCATAAGCTTTTGTGTTCTTTGGGTCTGGTTATATGAGGTGGCACAAAGGGGTACTGCGAGACAAGAAAGCAAACTAAAGTCAAGCGCCATGTGAAAGAAGAAACGCCACCTGTCTTACCTTTCTCTGGTAATTGTACCAAGAATAACCATTTGCGTTCTTTTGGCTTAGTAACATGTGCAGGCACATACGGGTACTGTTAATGAACAAAGGGGTCAAGGCATTGGAAACAAGAAACAATATCATTGACTTCTAGTATTATTAAACAATTCATCAGTTTGGACAATCACTACTCTGAATAGTTCATGATATCACCAAAAGCATTTGTACAAAACAGTAATGGTAAGTCTGAATTCTGCTTCATAAATGCAGTGTGTAAAATGGCTGTCTTTCTCTATGTCTAATGCACTGGGTTGCAGTGTGCACTTTTAGCTGTTTTGTCAGATACTGTTATGTATCAAAACCCAGTACTGTCAGTCATAGAAATGAAGAGttaaagggttacctccctttcccaGCTGATATCCTTAGGCCCcattcaacccaacaaaagtaccagaatctgtactCTACTGAATAAAGCGTAATCCCAGATATAACACGTTATGTTTAACTactttctaaaaggcattgTGTATTGACAGTTAATGAAGGCGACATCTCAGTGCATCATAAACTGGCCTGTAGAAGCAGTCCTAGTAGACCTAAGAGACCATAGGCTTTAAGTTCAGgggttcaattttttttttaaaagcgacTTGCCACAGGGCGAGTGATTGCAAGAAATTGTCCCAATTTCCCACTTgctctgattttatgacacaatgtttgatattaatgtttactggactatttatcgaagagtggaaattatctagtagtccaccacaagtaagataccattatttgattgcccaaaatgaaaaactgacttgtcctgggcgttggatgatgggatttttgaaccagTGAAGTTGTTTGACAATGTAACCCAACTTTAACTGTACATGTTCACCCAGACAATTGAACTGCTCTAAATCacaactattgatttttaagtGCCTTAGAAAAGATGTACTTTGCTCCAAATTGGGAAGATTTTTAAACATTATATAAGCCATTTTTTCCAATACTtggatgtattttaatgtgcaATTCAATGTAATAAGGCTCTTGTTCTATATTTGTAATATGTCTATGAAATGTAAATCACCTCTACAAAGCCataacatcacttaaagctaTAAAAGCAAGATGGGGAAATGTTTCAGTCAGGATTTCAGGATAAGTATTAACCTCTGACCAACAATAATTAATAAATCCCTCACAACATATCTGTAAATGACTCCACAAAATACCCCCATGAAAAACTAAGCCTGTACAGTTACGTTGAAACTATTTCACATACTGCATAAATGACACCTTTCCAACATTCTAACATAAAAAGAATCTTCATCTCTAGGCAAAAAACTCTGGCAAAGTATTGTCTGAATAATTCGACATGTTCAAGGAACACTTTCAATGTGTTTTGTGAAATTTCTATTACAAGAATGAGGTTGCCTTCATAAAATGGATCATGTTTAAAGGACACTTCAATTTGAGCTATATGGTGACACTACACTTTTACATAGCCACACgacaaacacattttcttttgttCAAAACTAACAATAACAGAAATTACTTCAGCAAACAATTCAACATGCCTGACCTGTGGGGGTTCAAAGTTTGGTCTCCACCAGTTGCcaattgtgtcttcaatcaaCCAGTCCATAGGGGCTCCATCTTGCCTCCCAAGAGTCTGCAACACACATGAAGGATTGTTGTGAAAGTTTCGTCAGTTCTAGCAGCAGTGTCATTACGACGTCATGAGGGATTGGTCACAGCAATTCAAGTACGGCATAGAAAATGATTCTGAACAATGTCACATAATACGAAGAAATACTTTCCAAACTCATACGATGAAAGAGATCTCTCAATGCACTGTTAATGGCAAGAACGTCTTCAGGGTCATAGCAAACATTGCAGAAATTTGTGTACATTATGGCTACAGTCTCCCGTGTGATGTAAAGATTGCTGCAATGACGAAACACACAAATACAGATTTGTATGAGTACTGGGTGAACTGGGGAGGATACACATTTTGTCACAGAGTTTGGATATTGGAACAGCTTACTTCTACCCATAAGTTAAAGGTAGTTTTCTCCATGGCCATCAGTGATGTGACAAATGAAATAATCCCAGTAACAAGGGGTAAATGAAATTGAGGAAGAAAAGAAATCAGTACACTTCTAAAACGCTTGTGAAACCATAATTATGACAACTTACTTTGATAAACAAACGTATGAAGCCTGAGCATACATCAAGGACATTACCCATGTTACTAAAGGGCACGTTCACACTAACAGTCAATGCTTTAAGCTTATCAAACATGGCATTATGTAGCAGGTAATCATTTACAATGAAAGCATGGTTAGCAGTGGTTACCAGGTCACATCACCTGAGCCTCATTAGTCCACAAGGATGAGATACCCAGAATATTAACAGTCAAACATCACTGTACTGAAAATGAAGTTTAATTTAGAGACATCCAAAAGTTCAACATATCAAAGTCTGACGCAACAATGTTTGCCTATGAGGCAAATTTGGTTTCAGCTGCCGAGACTGACATGTTTGTGTCGTTATCTCAGTTCATCATATGTCACGGGAAAAGTCAAACATTTAAAGTACTTACTTTATTTAACTGAGCTTGTGTTTCATCACGTATGTTTGCTGTGATAATATAATTCAAAATGATTTGGATCCTTTGTTTATCAGAACATGCATAACTGTGATCAAACTTAGCAGCGTTCAAGTGAACTCACTTTGATTCTTGTTGGTAAGAAATCCCCTAAGTAGTGAAAGACTGAGTTGGGTTGAATGCCACTTTAACAGTATGCATGTTATAACATGGTGCATTAACAATGTTAACTGGAAGTGGGAAAAGGCCTATTGTGATGGAGatttcaaatgttcaaatgaTACTCTGTTGAAACCCAAAAATTTGTATTATGctgaaaaacagaaaataatttatGCAAAACGCCACTACAGCTCAAATTTTTAGGTTGCTCATGTGTTCAACTGATGTAACTGCACCCAACTCAGAGAGCCTGTGGTAGTACTCACCTCTGTCAGTAACCGCTTCAGACCATCGACCTGATCCTCCCCTGGGTTGAGTTCCCCTCCAGGTCTGTTAAAGAATGAACATCAACACTTAAAAGGTGTCCTGATCTACTGGAGCGAATGTACATACAAACCAGACAATATATAACCAATACAATACACCATATGGCAACCTTTGAGATGGTTCATTTTCAATATTGCATCACTTTTCAAAAGTACTTAGATGACAGCtgacatattttacatgttttacaCGAACCCCATCTGACTATATCTCAGCCTGGCATTACACTACAACCAGATGCTAATTATGATTGATCAAAGTAACACTAAATACAAAACTcatgcaaaaacaaaaaagttAAATTGCAacaaactacaaacaaacaacaacaaactctGGTCAGAGCCAGACTGAACATGGAGAATTGTACTCACTGTTCAAAATGATGCATTGATGAACATGTTACTACTCTAAGTAAAGTGGCATTTACATGCAAAGAAGTACAACGGTGCTGTCAAACAGATTCTTGATATTAACTGTGCCATGTACAAGACACAGAATACAGTCCCTCATGTGAGAATGAAAGGGAATTAACTTGAAGTCAAATAAAATCAGTATCATATTAACACTATCCAGTCAAACATTAAAGAAACTACAAATCCCATGCTTTTAATGAAAGTGTTATAACGTCTGTATCAAATGAATATGACCGAGAGTTAGAAACACTAACTCAATGACATAACAACAAGTAACAGCTTTTCATCATTCATAGGTGTACCAATTTGCACAAAAGAGAGTTGCACTCTGAACAAAAAGGCAATGCTATCGTCTTATTTATCTGACACTTACAGTTTGAAGAAAGTAGTTCCAAGCTGCAGGAGTAGAACATGAGGTAGGCCATGTTCATGTACAATAAGCACTCCCTCCACAGAGCGACGCATGCCAATCTTTTCAAACTCCTCCCTCATCCGCTGGAAGCGTGCTGGCACTGAGCTGTCCTTCTCATACAGAGGCTCCTTCGTTCCGAATGTGTAATTGTTAAGTGGATATCTGAAACAGACGTCAATTAAGTTTATGAGACTGTGAAAGAAGACACAGACTTATCAGGCCacatgacatgaaatgaaaaatgataCAGTTCAAACTGCATCAGTAAGTTTTTGTCCCCAGTGTGATGGCAAATTATCTGCTCTATGCAGTGGTCCATTCACTTGTCTGCTAAAGACCTGGGCCCGGTTATACAAACGCCTCTTAAATTTTAACAGACCATTAACGTTAAGAGAACAAAAGTCTGTTGCTCAAAGCTCCATTAACTTTTAACGGCAATTTAAGACCATGTAAACTTAACGAAAGGAGAGGGGGTAAATTCGCACTCTAACGTTAACACAATTCCATAAATTTAGACCCAATGAATATAAAACTGGCTTTAAAACATTACTCTTCCTATAAATCATGTGGTATGACAAATAAATACTGTCTGCACAAGCAAGTCATTTCAAAAaagaatttattttttttggaCTGCGCATAAATTTCAGACAACCTTCCACAAAAACAAGTCCACCTAGGTTGTGAACTTCAGCAAATAACTTATACACTCACACTATATACACTACGAACTAACACTTCAGGTTCAATcatacattcaacagaaacctgTATATCATGTGCATTTAATAGGGATCCCAGCACTTTAGTACAAAAAACTATCTCAGTGTGCACCCGGctaaaatagcaaaagacaGTGACATTCACATGCTGACAGCTAGCTAAAAGCTGGTATTGGAGAACGGCAAATTCTTGCAGGATTTTTAAAAAGGGTGATTTGTGCCACCTGGTGGCAGGGAGAGGTCACTTGAGCATCTTGATGGTTATGAAATTATGCTTAAATGTTATGGAAGGGAGAGTGTGgtcactgattttgtacatgacttACAGGGGCAGGGGTCATTCAAATTGTATATGCTTCTCTataaaaaatcatcatcaacccaaccagccataaattatgagcTTTGATGCATTTAAATCTTAATTGTGTTACATTAGAACACAGtaaattttttttctgaatatttcaTGGTACACAATACCACTTGCAATCACTTGAATGGGAAAAAtttttggttaaaggtcacatacaacgtaaaatacaactttgcagattctgatacctttcggtatgcacttactggaacaattcataaaaaatgccaattcaacctataaagttgacaaaacgtgatgaaaaaagcccgtgaaatcagagttcaaatggTTCACTAATTTACCCCAAGCGCTGGGggggaaagtggtttcaacagctgtgctgcgctgcaacagtaacgcatgcgcagtgaataggttcgcggagcttcaAAGAgaatgcctgcccggagtatgaggtcgtgagcagtagtctaatcttggttgtgtacacaaagaaGTAATAATCTaatcgttacataaaaaaacttgttgattgtggtaagcagcctctgtcacagagaaagctcaatgtctcgTTTATTGACACCcacatgtctgcctgcctgtctgctgaagacaatatgcaatacagagcttcaatcattgatcacatgcaatttgaacttaacacctatcaggctatacaccataaacaaaataaattgatttatggcttgtgcacccgagtccagtctctgacacattatgtaattaggcaggtgtgatacttgtacacatgacatgtttttatgtctgtggatagcaaacaaactacatcaatttttctcagatgactggatctgatggaaactggtgcaaactcctGTCAGTTTCAAgccctgctttgtacttggacgaatgacagtttccagccacgcagtagttcaccatgtctactgagatgatttttgattggatcgaacgcaaattcagtgaatatgtatttacaaaacccaacatctctatatacattcttcatggataacaacttcttctagtttatatcattttgtttgacaacggtatatgaatccataatgaaacgatgcatcaagtacaaaaaacgaagttgttatccacgAGGAATCTTATATATACCAgtgtctcctattctcgcgttACTTACAGATATCggttgaaaaaataatacaaacagttcttttcatatgtatgcttgttgtttttaaatggagagattccccctctaacatctgcatctatcaactgcttgatccatcagatGCATAATCACACTTTGGCTTGATGAAAAACGCTGACTTTTCAAGGCATCTCCAATTCTCGCGGCATAATCagaaagtaacgttattaggtGAGAGGAGGGTGAATCTTATCGGAAAGGGCGAGgaaaagttacgatttttccaagttAATTAGaactcacgaatattcgttATATTGCATAactttgataattcacagatgaggcccacttcctagttaccggtcaatgatgtaaacaaccgctaagtatcacgcATCAGCGATCTCAGCAGAAAATACGTTTACCACGAGAATGGGAAtcccgcgagaataggagatggccctatacttctaaaatgctcatcaaacagatcatctctctgtacacacaatgagccttctatgtatcagcaaatgaaccaaccaatcggaagccgtcattACACTTGACTATGACTAGGTCTCCTGAGGGCTTCATTTCGAGGAAAGTAAgaccaagtacaaaatattgcacttttgaatcgcgattatagttttgttcatttgttttttcacaagcagcaatgtatattatatgtcatgaataagtgataagtgacctttaaaggggcactgatgcagagcgaataatgtttctcgccaacggtctaattacgaaaccaaaccgcaatttggtcagcgcccgctccttcgaccgtgacggacaaaggaactgggctcctgtccatattagcagaattttttcacctaaacagtcaggaggccggatgcccatcatatgccatttgtttaaaatatccaTGATATTCCTTGTCCGATCATAaccaaatattccagcagtgtagttcttttcggatgcttggatggtatagtgactgatccaatttgatcctatttctgcgtttctaacctcgatatttaatcatgttacatgaaaatatgatgtctacaggcacgtagcaagtcatttgtttcagtacggaagattgcaaagctttatatttaggtagttttgagtgttggttgagctgtgatagcaaatatcatacgtaaattttggtagctatggtagctacaatggtttcttatttatgataataaaaacacaattgatttatttgaattcgtaaacaaaaaacgatgactttgcctttggtagagaaatctgaaaattttcttacgttaaaaaccccttatttcacctatttaccaaagtacacagcaaatgccagtgtgtactccttatgtaacgaaattccgttggtatcctcaaaacagtttcggcccataagtgttttcaggctgcatgcgacacagagattacatcttccttgctgtaactcgcgcttgCATGCGATACAGAGATTACattttccttgctgtaactcgcacttgatggtgtaaatacacgtgttatttgtcatcattccctggatggtcaattaatgattttttaacaggtataattagtggtaacaccactttggttactcaacaaaggttcccatttggcatttctcctgtctggagtaaatactcaacattataaattaaggtctgtaatggcaaatgtattgtatgttatgtaatatgtgcatgtaggtgatgcaagaggttttatcagctgagttacaaaagcaaacattgatcaaaggattaaccgataacacactgattgattaattacttttatcttctagcggatttgtcaaaaggcagtgtgtgtagatgactacaccctgtcgtaaagtgtgagtgcaaaaacaacatcctcccttcaaagaattaaccacccttgcgttgattgattgattgctcattattggttaactaaattacttagaatagtggacatcatacaattagttgccaggtgtgctgtcttgggagaccaatgagagttTTATCTGGTTtccaccaacgaaagacgtgaaacgatgtgttactttttcgcaaatgagacagttgtaagacacgcgacacagagcaggattatttaccagctgcagatgaatggaatacgatttcttttacgtggatattgatgttgctataaaattagtctgttttaaattcattatttgcattttgttttaatttatttgttgtagtattcagcagaatctgtatgacagaaaacagacactagatcgcgtatgtgtgtgaaataggatccacattggcaatctatacaatgtataaatgttgctgttatgttagaaatttactatgagtataagcagatcgtgtgttcttttattaattttcagaatcatacaaatatgacaataaactaattagggttatgaggcaaaatatagagacgtacattggcttcaatatttttccgtcctaatagttttttaccatttctaccactggcagatgattaaccttcaaagtgtttcatttgttttcataatacatttgtaatgaagtaaaaaatgacttcacctcagttgatctgtctataattaaactatcagttgcgcatacggactgcgcagcagaggtcacgaaacagtcacgaattctgggatatcatccgggtactcacaggagaaaaacaataacaaaagtttacaccagtccaaggaaattgctccgcattaaGTGCCCCTTTAAGGAATATGGATTCATCCTCCATTTGCGGTACTgagtatgtttctgtattttgatCTTGTTcaaggtacatttctgtatacaggAACATACTTGGGTTACATACCTGTACCAACAACAGCCCTTTTACAGTTGCAGCTATACTTATGTCATCGAGACACATTGTATTCTCGGGTGGCATTTCCCTTCGCTTAAGATGGGTGTAAGCAATTAAATTGTCACAAAGTACTTATAATGATGTGAGATGAAAAGAGGAGAAATTTACTTTGGtaaatgtaacaatatttcagacaaCATTAAACAGATCTACTTTGCAACGAAGTATTTGCATTTCAATTTACAAATTACACAATCAGAATTTGATATTCATTTCTCAGCAGTGTTACTGCTGAAAGCAAATTCAGTACCGTGTGAAAGCAATTCCTGCACAACACTAACTTCACAGAATATAGCAAAGTCGTGGGTCAGAGTAAATGAAATAGACATTATGGGAAATAAATAGTGTTGTTCGCGCCGTTTAGTTTACAGGGAAACCCTTAAGGAAATGGTTATGAACAAGGCGCAAGATGGAATGAGGGCAAAAGGAATACTGGGGCCGGAATACTAAACTAAAGAATGCACAACAACTGCACAAACACAAGTTTCGTTCATGTGCTGATTGCCAGCGTCTATCGTATTTACAAACACTCGTGGATTCTCTTTGTCGGTATGTACCAGTTCCATGGTCTTGATTTCGTGCTGAAAACAGAAGCGTTTTCACGCATGCATGTGCACTGTCAGTAATGCAACTTACAGATTAATGGTTCTTTCAAGCGTCATTGCTACTGATCCCGAATACTTGGCCCCGAAAGAAGCGCCAGTG comes from the Haliotis asinina isolate JCU_RB_2024 chromosome 12, JCU_Hal_asi_v2, whole genome shotgun sequence genome and includes:
- the LOC137257805 gene encoding cleavage and polyadenylation specificity factor subunit 5-like isoform X2, whose translation is MATHGRVSGWPRKSGQPAGSTGASFGAKYSGSVAMTLERTINLYPLNNYTFGTKEPLYEKDSSVPARFQRMREEFEKIGMRRSVEGVLIVHEHGLPHVLLLQLGTTFFKLPGGELNPGEDQVDGLKRLLTETLGRQDGAPMDWLIEDTIGNWWRPNFEPPQYPYVPAHVTKPKERKWLFLVQLPEKALFAVPRNYKLVAAPLFELYDNAAGYGPIISSLPQALGRFNFIYN
- the LOC137257805 gene encoding cleavage and polyadenylation specificity factor subunit 5-like isoform X1; translated protein: MATHGRVSGWPRKSGQPAGSTGASFGAKYSGSVAMTLERTINLYPLNNYTFGTKEPLYEKDSSVPARFQRMREEFEKIGMRRSVEGVLIVHEHGLPHVLLLQLGTTFFKLPGGELNPGEDQVDGLKRLLTETLGRQDGAPMDWLIEDTIGNWWRPNFEPPQYPFVPPHITRPKEHKSLCLVQLPAQALFAVPRNYKLVAAPLFELYDNAAGYGPIISSLPQALGRFNFIYN